GGTCTCCTGAAGAATTTATCGCCTTTCCGTTGAACCTTTTTTTCAGAAGTTTTGAAATGTTTGGAAATACATAAAACGACCCGGGAGGAAGCATACAGCGGATGCCTTTTATTGCGTTAAGGCCATTTACAATAATCTTCCGCCTTTTATCAAATTCCGTCCTCATCTCCTCTACTTTTTCCTGCGGCCCATTTAAAGCCTCCACCGCTGCCTTCTGGCTGATGGATGTCGGGTTTGATGTGGACTGGCTCTGGATATTTGTCATTGCCTTTATAAGTTCCTTTGGACCTGCTGCATAGCCTATTCTCCAGCCTGTCATGGAATATGTCTTTGATACGCCGTTTAAGACAATGGTCTGCCTTTTTATCTCTTCTGAAAATGAGGCCACTGAAATAAACGGGTGATTGTCGTAACAGAGTTTTTCATATATCTCATCTGATATTATGAACACGCCCTTTTTTACTGCTATGTCCGCTATAGCCTTTAATTCTTCAGGCATATATGCCACGCCTGTCGGATTTGACGGGCTGTTTATTACAATTGCCTTTGTTGAAGGGGTTATCGCATCTTCAAGTTCATCCGGTGTTATCTTGAAACCGTTCTCCTCGCGCGCGGGCAATATGACAGGAGTTGCGCCGCTTATCGCAACCATCACAGGATATGATACCCAGTACGGCGCCGGGATAAGCACCTCGTCCCCTT
The DNA window shown above is from Deltaproteobacteria bacterium and carries:
- a CDS encoding pyridoxal phosphate-dependent aminotransferase, with translation MSGYVLKLAKRMQDVKESPTLAITAKAKAMKAKGWDVIDFGAGEPDFDTALNIKEAAIKAIKSGFTKYTAVGGTDELKDAVINKFKRDNGLDYTRDEILVSCGGKQSFFNLSLAFFEKGDEVLIPAPYWVSYPVMVAISGATPVILPAREENGFKITPDELEDAITPSTKAIVINSPSNPTGVAYMPEELKAIADIAVKKGVFIISDEIYEKLCYDNHPFISVASFSEEIKRQTIVLNGVSKTYSMTGWRIGYAAGPKELIKAMTNIQSQSTSNPTSISQKAAVEALNGPQEKVEEMRTEFDKRRKIIVNGLNAIKGIRCMLPPGSFYVFPNISKLLKKRFNGKAINSSGDLAEFLLEEAEVAVVPGEAFGCDGHIRLSYATSMENIKEGLKRIEETVKKLE